Within the Bacillus sp. FSL K6-3431 genome, the region CTGACGGTCATCATCTTTCAGCGTCACTTCTACAAACCCATCTAGACCTTGACCCTCCCGCACGTACATACCATATCTTCGCAAGAAGCTGCCAACTGCTTTATAACGGCAGATTACCTCTAATCCTTTACCGAACATTTTTGCCGGTTGCACAATCATTTCTGCCTTTTCAATATCCGCATCCACATAATGAGTCGGAAGACCCTTTGCTTGTAAAATTTCAAAGAAATACTTCGTTAATCTTAGCCCCGCTTTTCCGGCACCTTCCATTTGCAAGCCGACTGTATTTGCTCCAGGATCAAAGACCCCGTCTTCACCAGTCACATCGTCTTTGAACTTCAATAAATAGTTTCCATCCTCAAGCGAAAATACATTTTTTGTTTTTCCTTGATAAATTAAATCCATTTGGCATTCCTTCTCCCCTGCAGAAATTTGAACATATACTGATTATAACAAAAAAAGTGGAACACTACCCACTACTCGGAAAAATCATATAGAATTACTTTTAAAGACAGTAATAATACATTTATCAATTTCTCTGAAAGGAAGTTTTTCCATGCAACTAGATATATTTCATAAAAAGATATATGACACATTTGATTATCTCCATGCCAATCCTGAAATTAGTTGGAAAGAGCACAACACAACAGAATTTATAAAAGATCAGCTTGAAAAAGCAGGCTGTATTGTCCAAACTTTTAAAGATTGTACGGGAGTAATCGGAGACTTTGGTACCGGCTCTGAAGAAACCCCAGTCATTGCGATACGTGCTGATATGGACGCACTTTGGCAGGAAGTGAATGGCACATATAAGGCTAATCATTCCTGTGGTCATGATGCACATATGACAATGGTACTTGGTGTCCTTTGGAAGCTAGCGGCTGATCCAGCAATCAAAGAAAAAGTTTCCGTTCGGTTTATTTTTCAACCTGCTGAGGAAGTCGGGAAAGGAGCAATTGCATTAACAGAAATGGGAGTTGTCGAAGGTGTCGACTATTTATTTGGCATTCATTTACGTCCAAGCGCAGAGACATCAAATGGCTTTGCTGCCCCCTCTATTATCCATGGTGCAACTGGTGCGATTGAATGTGAAATTATTGGAGAAGATGCTCATGGAGCAAGGCCGCATTTAACAAGTAACGCGATTGAGATCGGGATGCATATTGTCAATCTACTTAATACCATTCACCTGAATCCGACTGTGCCTCACTCTATAAAAGTAACAAAATTTCATTCTGGTGGAAAAAACACAAATATTATTCCAGGCCAAGCTTCTCTCTCCTTTGATTTGCGTGCGCAAACAAATAAACATATGAAACTGCTACAAAAAAAAGTGTACAATATTCTTGAAACAACACAACAGCTGTTCGACTCGAAAATAATCATTACAAATGATTACGCTCTTGCGGCTGCGGAAGTAGATCTAGATGCAGAGGAAATTGCTAGGCAAGCGATTGTGAATGTATTAGGTGAGAGGTTTATAGTTCCACCACTCCTTACCCCTGGCGGCGATGATTTTCACTTCTATACCATCAAAAGACCATCTCTAAAAGCAACGATGATTGGCCTAGGTTGTGATTTGAAACCCGGCCTTCATCACCCTAATATGGCTTTTGACAAGCAGGCACTCTTCAATGGTATTAATATCCTTACAGAAATAATTTTATTAACAAGTCTGAAGAAATTAGTTTAAAATATTCTTACTTTCATCAATACCACTGTCTACTGATGGCGGTATACTACTAGACCTTTAAATAATAGTCATCAACATTAAGGAGAATTTTTTATGATCGCAGGCTTGTTTAGCTTTATATAAGAATGAGATCAAAAAACACTAAAGACCACGATAAATCTTATTCTTGGTCTATATACAGCAAAAAAAGAAGCCGGAAAAGGATGAAGTATATCCCTAATCGGCTTCTTTTTTTATCTATTAGTATTTTCTAGTAATACGAACATAAGTCGTAAAATTGTTATTATTTATATATTGTTTAATTTTATTATGTATGGGCCTTTATTCTAATGATCGCAAATTTATCAATATATGCGCTCTAATCAACGGACTGAATTCACATTAATTAAATTTGGAGCGGGTGAAGGGAATCGAACCCTCATCATCAGCTTGGAAGGCTGAGGTTTTACCACTAAACTACACCCGCATTGCAATATTTTTTATGGGGCGACTAGTGGGGATCGAACCCACGATGTCGGAGCCACAATCCGATGCGTTAGCCATTTCGCCATAGCCGCCACGTATTTCACATCAAATATTAAATGGTGGCTCAGGACGGAATCGAACCGCCGACACAAGGATTTTCAGTCCTTTGCTCTACCGACTGAGCTACTGAGCCACTATGTATATTCCAAAAATGGCGGTCCCGACGGGAATCGAACCCGCGATCTCCTGCGTGACAGGCAGGCATGTTAACCGCTACACCACGGGACCTTTAAATTATTGGTTGCGGGGACAGGATTTGAACCTGTGACCTTCGGGTTATGAGCCCGACGAGCTACCGAACTGCTCCACCCCGCGACGATAAAGATAATAAATAAACTATGGAGGAGGAAGAGGGATTCGAACCCCCGCGAGATTTGACTCCCCTGTCGGTTTTCAAGACCGATCCCTTCAGCCAGACTTGGGTATTCCTCCGTATAAATGGACCCTGTAGGACTCGAACCTACGACCGGACGGTTATGAGCCGTCAGCTCTAACCAGCTGAGCTAAGGGTCCACTATACTACTAACATTAAAATATTCATTCTCGATAGCGGCGGAGGGAGTCGAACCCACGACCTCACGGGTATGAACCGTACGCTCTAGCCAGCTGAGCTACACCGCCATTTTCAAATAATATGATGAGCCATGCAGGATTCGAACCTGCGACCCTCTGATTAAAAGTCAGATGCTCTACCAACTGAGCTAATGGCTCAAAAATGCAAGAATACATGGTGGAGGATGACGGGATCGAACCGCCGACCCTCTGCTTGTAAGGCAGATGCTCTCCCAGCTGAGCTAATCCTCCATTTTAAAAGAATGATAATCCGCATATTTCTGCGTCAGTTTCATTCGGGCATACAATCACTTTCTTGAATTACCTGCTGCTTCTAATCCTTTAAATAAAATGGTGACCCGTACGGGATTCGAACCCGTGATACCGCCGTGAAAGGGCGGTGTCTTAACCGCTTGACCAACGGGCCCTATTCAAATGACATCAGTAAAACAAGAAAAAGAATAGCCCCTAAATGGGGCCTTGTGCCTGGCAACGTCCTGCTCTTGCAGGGGGAAACCCCCAACTACCATCGGCGCTGAAGAGCTTAACTACCGTGTTCGAGATGGGAACGGGTGTGACCTCTTCGCTATCGCCACCAGACTTGCACACGGATGTGCTGACTTCTGTGTTGCCACATGACGTGGCGATCTTAACAGAAGATCATTGAAAAGAACTTTTCATTCTTTCAAAACCAGATAAATGAGAAGGTAAACGTGTGAAACATCTTTTGAATCTAGCTCCAGCGCCCAGCCCCTCGAGGTCGCAAGCCATCTTGCTGTGGTGGCTAAAAATCTGCCTCCTCGCAATCTGTCTTGCGCTTGTCGGGGCTACCCGGGCGCTTCCGTTTTTTACTTTAGATTAAGTCCTCGATCGATTAGTATCCGTCAGCTCCATGTGTCACCACACTTCCACGCCGGACCTATCAACCTGATCATCTTTCAGGGATCTTACTAGCTTGCGCTATGGGAAATCTCATCTTGAGGGGGGCTTCATGCTTAGATGCTTTCAGCACTTATCCCTGCCGCACATAGCTACCCAGCGATGCTCCTGGCGGAACAACTGGTACACCAGCGGTGCGTCCATCCCGGTCCTCTCGTACTAAGGACAGCTCCTCTCAAATTTCCTGCGCCCACGACGGATAGGGACCGAACTGTCTCACGACGTTCTGAACCCAGCTCGCGTACCGCTTTAATGGGCGAACAGCCCAACCCTTGGGACCGACTACAGCCCCAGGATGCGATGAGCCGACATCGAGGTGCCAAACCTCCCCGTCGAT harbors:
- a CDS encoding phosphoribosylaminoimidazolesuccinocarboxamide synthase produces the protein MDLIYQGKTKNVFSLEDGNYLLKFKDDVTGEDGVFDPGANTVGLQMEGAGKAGLRLTKYFFEILQAKGLPTHYVDADIEKAEMIVQPAKMFGKGLEVICRYKAVGSFLRRYGMYVREGQGLDGFVEVTLKDDDRQDPPISADALDMLGILTLAEYEEMKDLTVKISGIVREQLAEKGIELFDIKLEFGRVGEEKKITLIDEISGGNMRAYKDGVYIEPLALEKLIVL
- a CDS encoding M20 peptidase aminoacylase family protein; protein product: MQLDIFHKKIYDTFDYLHANPEISWKEHNTTEFIKDQLEKAGCIVQTFKDCTGVIGDFGTGSEETPVIAIRADMDALWQEVNGTYKANHSCGHDAHMTMVLGVLWKLAADPAIKEKVSVRFIFQPAEEVGKGAIALTEMGVVEGVDYLFGIHLRPSAETSNGFAAPSIIHGATGAIECEIIGEDAHGARPHLTSNAIEIGMHIVNLLNTIHLNPTVPHSIKVTKFHSGGKNTNIIPGQASLSFDLRAQTNKHMKLLQKKVYNILETTQQLFDSKIIITNDYALAAAEVDLDAEEIARQAIVNVLGERFIVPPLLTPGGDDFHFYTIKRPSLKATMIGLGCDLKPGLHHPNMAFDKQALFNGINILTEIILLTSLKKLV